A single window of Malus sylvestris chromosome 5, drMalSylv7.2, whole genome shotgun sequence DNA harbors:
- the LOC126622127 gene encoding pentatricopeptide repeat-containing protein At4g18975, chloroplastic-like → MFLNSGYCIRCQFPLLGIDQMKTGEAALSSGFSFSNCRTRTSLLWKRNSLHHAVAPSPFNIKCSYKQSRKPLTSSKPVEKKIIKKAGKKEHHLWQKKDSAGSGQKALNLVRIVSGLPNEKETIFGALDKWTAWETEFPLIAAAKALIILRKRSQWVRIIQVAKWMLSRGQGATMGTYDTLLLAFDMDQRVDEAESLWNMILHTHTRSISRRLFSRMISLYHHHDMQSKIIEVFADMEELGVRPDEDTVRRVARAFQELGQEENKKLFLRRYQCKWKYIHFKGERVKVRRTNAWNGDDNLGN, encoded by the exons ATGTTTTTGAATTCCGGATATTGTATTCGATGTCAGTTCCCCTTATTAGGAATTGATCAG ATGAAAACAGGTGAAGCAGCTTTATCATCGGGGTTCAGCTTCTCTAATTGCAGAACTAGAACTAGTCTCTTGTGGAAG AGAAATTCGCTACATCACGCGGTGGCTCCAAGTCCATTCAATATCAAGTGCTCCTACAAGCAAAGTAGAAAGCCTCTAACTAGTTCAAAACCGGTTGAGAA GAAAATAATCAAGAAGGCGGGAAAGAAAGAGCACCACTTATGGCAAAAAAAAGATTCGGCCGGGTCTGGGCAAAAGGCACTCAATCTCGTTAGAATT GTTTCGGGTCTTCCTAATGAGAAAGAGACCATTTTTGGAGCATTAGATAAATGGACGGCTTGGGAGACAGAGTTCCCATTGATTGCAGCAGCTAAGGCCTTGATAATCCTAAGGAAGAGGAGTCAATGGGTGCGCATAATTCAG GTGGCAAAGTGGATGCTGAGCAGAGGCCAAGGAGCAACAATGGGAACGTATGACACCCTATTGCTGGCATTTGATATGGATCAGAGGGTAGATGAGGCTGAATCATTGTGGAACATGATTCTGCACACGCATACACGCTCCATCTCTAGGCGGCTGTTTTCTAGGATGATCTCTTTGTATCATCATCATGACATGCAAAGCAAGATAATAGAG GTATTCGCAGACATGGAGGAACTGGGTGTAAGACCAGATGAAGATACTGTCAGGAGAGTGGCACGCGCTTTTCAGGAACTAGGGCAAGAAGAGAACAAAAAACTTTTCTTAAGAAGATATCAGTGTAAATGGAAGTACATTCACTTTAAGGGTGAAAGAGTTAAAGTGAGGAGAACTAATGCATGGAATGGAGATGACAACTTAGGCAACTAA
- the LOC126622126 gene encoding subtilisin-like protease SBT5.6, with protein sequence MEKIFILSILLLPLLASCAEQKKVYIVYFGEHRGEKALHEIEDIHHSYLLSVKETGEDARASLLYSYKHSINGFAAVLTQDEASKLSELEEVVSVWASHPKKYSMHTTRSWEFSGILEEEQRHWIDSKMGGDFLSKSRFGKDIIVGLLDSGVWPESKSFRDEGMGPVPNSWKGICQSGPGFNSSHCNRKLIGARYYLKGYEQYYGNVVNASEDYRSPRDMDGHGTHTSSTVAGRVVPNAAALGGFALGTASGGAPLARLAIYKVCWAIPGQSKVGGNTCFEEDMLAAIDDAIGDGVDVLSISIGPSQPVNYTNDGIAIGALHATNKNIVVACSAGNSGPAPSTLVNSAPWIITVGASSLDRAFIAPVVLGNGITIEGETVTPSKLEENKKYPLVYAADVINSGVPKDMAGQCLPGSLSPEKVKGKIVLCMRGSGMRVVKGMEVKRAGGVGFILGNSAENGVEIACDAHVIPATSVLYKDANRILQYINSTKIPTATIIPARTVLKRKPAPFMAAFTSRGPNIIDPNFLKPDITAPGLNILAAWTEADPPTKLSGIDHRVVLYNIYSGTSMSCPHVAAAAALVKAIHPTWSGAAIRSAIMTTAGIRNNVGLPLNDESGSVATPFAYGAGHFRPTKAADPGLVYDASYKDYLQYICSIGEAKDFDPTFKCPKSPPAAINLNYPSIAIPKLKDAMIIKRTVTNVGNSKSIYFFTAKPPLGISVKASPSILFFDHVGQKKSFTITVKARREMLSKHSTDDYVFGWYTWTDGFYTVRSPIAVSLA encoded by the exons GTCTACATAGTGTATTTTGGAGAACACAGGGGAGAGAAAGCACTGCATGAAATTGAGGACATCCATCACTCGTATTTGCTCTCTGTGAAAGAAACAGGAGAAGATGCCAGAGCTTCTTTGCTTTACAGTTACAAGCACAGCATCAATGGCTTTGCAGCAGTCCTCACTCAGGACGAAGCTTCCAAGCTATCTG AGTTGGAAGAAGTTGTGTCTGTGTGGGCTAGCCACCCAAAAAAGTACTCTATGCACACCACAAGGTCTTGGGAGTTTTCAGGCATACTAGAAGAGGAACAGAGGCACTGGATAGACAGCAAGATGGGAGGAGACTTCTTATCCAAATCCAGATTTGGCAAGGACATCATAGTTGGGCTTCTTGATAGTG GTGTCTGGCCAGAATCAAAGAGCTTTAGGGATGAAGGAATGGGGCCCGTACCAAATTCATGGAAGGGAATCTGCCAATCAGGACCTGGTTTTAATTCATCTCACTGTAACAG GAAGCTGATAGGAGCTCGCTACTACCTCAAAGGTTACGAGCAATACTATGGCAATGTAGTAAATGCCTCGGAGGATTACCGATCACCGCGTGACATGGATGGCCACGGCACACACACAAGTTCAACCGTTGCAGGCCGAGTTGTTCCAAATGCCGCAGCCCTGGGTGGTTTTGCCCTAGGCACCGCCTCTGGTGGTGCCCCATTGGCGCGCCTTGCCATATATAAAGTGTGTTGGGCGATACCAGGCCAGTCCAAGGTGGGCGGCAACACATGCTTTGAGGAAGACATGCTTGCAGCCATTGATGATGCAATAGGTGATGGTGTTGATGTACTGAGCATATCAATTGGGCCAAGCCAACCTGTAAATTACACCAATGATGGCATTGCTATTGGAGCATTGCATGCCACAAATAAGAACATTGTGGTGGCATGTAGTGCTGGGAACTCTGGCCCTGCCCCATCTACTCTTGTAAATTCAGCTCCATGGATCATCACAGTTGGTGCTAGTAGCCTCGACCGGGCATTCATCGCGCCAGTTGTGCTTGGAAATGGGATCACAATTGAG GGAGAAACAGTGACACCAAGCAAGCTTGAAGAGAATAAGAAGTACCCTTTAGTATATGCTGCAGATGTTATTAACTCTGGTGTTCCCAAAGATATGGCAGG ACAATGCCTACCGGGCTCTCTTTCACCTGAGAAGGTGAAGGGAAAGATAGTTTTGTGCATGAGAGGAAGTGGGATGAGAGTTGTAAAAGGCATGGAAGTGAAAAGGGCAGGAGGAGTTGGATTTATATTAGGAAACAGTGCAGAAAATGGGGTTGAAATTGCATGCGATGCTCATGTTATTCCTGCCACTTCGGTGCTTTATAAAGATGCCAATAGAATTCTTCAATACATCAACTCTACCAAAATTCCAACGGCTACTATTATACCAGCAAGGACTGTGTTGAAAAGAAAGCCAGCTCCTTTCATGGCTGCATTTACTAGTAGAGGCCCCAATATCATTGACCCTAATTTTCTCAAG CCGGATATCACAGCTCCAGGGCTGAATATATTGGCAGCGTGGACTGAGGCTGATCCGCCCACCAAGTTGTCGGGTATAGATCACCGAGTTGTTCTGTATAATATATACTCCGGAACTTCAATGTCTTGCCCTCATGTAGCAGCTGCAGCAGCACTCGTCAAAGCAATCCACCCCACTTGGAGTGGTGCTGCCATAAGATCTGCTATCATGACCACAG CTGGAATAAGGAACAACGTGGGTTTGCCATTGAATGATGAATCAGGAAGTGTTGCCACTCCCTTTGCATATGGGGCTGGCCACTTTCGTCCCACAAAGGCAGCAGACCCCGGCCTTGTCTATGATGCTTCGTACAAAGACTATCTTCAGTACATTTGCAGCATAGGAGAAGCCAAGGACTTCGACCCAACGTTCAAGTGTCCAAAATCACCACCGGCAGCAATCAACTTGAACTACCCTTCCATTGCAATCCCCAAACTTAAGGACGCAATGATCATCAAGAGGACAGTCACAAACGTCGGCAACAGCAAAAGCATTTACTTCTTTACCGCCAAACCGCCTTTGGGAATCTCCGTTAAGGCATCCCCGAGCATATTGTTCTTCGATCATGTCGGCCAGAAGAAGAGCTTCACCATAACAGTTAAAGCAAGAAGAGAGATGCTTAGTAAGCACAGCACAGATGATTACGTCTTTGGGTGGTACACATGGACTGATGGGTTCTATACTGTGAGGAGTCCTATTGCAGTGTCGTTAGCATAA